ATTTCCGGCTGGTAGCCGGCTTCCACCAGCGTCTCGAAACCGGCCTGCACCAGCGAGCTGGCGCCGCCGCACAGCACGGCCTGTTCGCCGAACAGATCCGTTTCGGTCTCTTCCTTGAAGTCGGTCTTGATCAGCAGGGCGCGACCGCCGCCAATGCCATCGGCATAGGCCTTGGCCTTGGCTTCGGCGTTGCCGCTGACGTCCTGGTGGATCGCCCAGATGCTGGGCACGCCACGGCCAATTTCGTACTCGCGACGCACCAGCGCGCCCGGACCCTTCGGGGCCACCAGGATCACGTCGATGTCCTTGCGCGGGTCGATCTGCTTGAAGTGCACGTTGAAGCCGTGCGCGAACAACAGCGCGGCACCCGGCTTGATGTTCGGCTCGATGCTTTCCTTGTACAGCGCCGGCTGCACCATGTCCGGGGTCAGCACGGCGACCAGGTCGGCGTCTTTCACCGCGTCACCCGGCTCGGCCACGTTGAAGCCTTCGGCACGGGCCTTTTCCCACGAGGGTCCGTTCTTGCGCAGGCCGACCACGACGTCGAGACCGGAGTCGCGCAGGTTGAGGGCGTGGGCGCGGCCCTGGCTGCCGTAGCCGAGGACGGCGATGCGGGCCTTGGCCAGCGTGTCGTTGGTATTGCTGCTGCTCATGCGGTGACTCCTGCGGTCGTGTCTTCGTTGACGTGTGTGTTGGAAGCGGAAGAAGCGGATGGACTGCGTGCTGCAATGGGTTGCGTGGTGGCGCCATCGGAGGCGGAACCCACCAGCGAGACGTACTTGGCCAGCGCGCCGCGCGTGACCTTGGGTGCCGGCGGCTGCCAGCTGGCGCGACGCGAGGCGAGGTCGGC
The nucleotide sequence above comes from Dyella telluris. Encoded proteins:
- the ilvC gene encoding ketol-acid reductoisomerase, translating into MSSSNTNDTLAKARIAVLGYGSQGRAHALNLRDSGLDVVVGLRKNGPSWEKARAEGFNVAEPGDAVKDADLVAVLTPDMVQPALYKESIEPNIKPGAALLFAHGFNVHFKQIDPRKDIDVILVAPKGPGALVRREYEIGRGVPSIWAIHQDVSGNAEAKAKAYADGIGGGRALLIKTDFKEETETDLFGEQAVLCGGASSLVQAGFETLVEAGYQPEIAYYEVLHELKLIVDLFYEGGISRMLEFVSETAQYGDYVSGPRVIDAGTKARMKDVLKDIQDGTFAKNWIAEHKAGLPNYQKFKQADLEHPIEKVGAQLRARMPWLQANAPKPAAEPLKKVG